From a region of the Triticum aestivum cultivar Chinese Spring chromosome 7D, IWGSC CS RefSeq v2.1, whole genome shotgun sequence genome:
- the LOC123170754 gene encoding tyrosine--tRNA ligase 2, cytoplasmic-like — protein MDNSVEATTQISTAGYAVEMSLEERFAIMRSIGLGSTDEEEELRLLLEKKVAPICYVWCDPSPSIHIAQGIMMVLNVNKMVKAGCRVKILMADWFAHIHNRFGGDMNDIRTIGCYMIEVWKAAGLELNRVEFMWLSDEINRRSHEYWTLVMDVARNNTLGRMIRCWDKTFEYALTCAVVLLPKADIWLLSMDHDEDLEEVRELTREYCKDMKGENRPIILSHNKLPNLIEDHEFGNIGDPAWTIFMEDGEQNLSDDHMGTPGYPRITLDSPGALTM, from the exons ATGGACAACTCAGTTGAGGCGACAACTCAGATCAGCACTGCAGGGTATGCTGTCGAGATGAGTTTGGAGGAGAGGTTTGCGATAATGAGGAGCATCGGGTTGGGGAGCACCGACGAGGAAGAGGAGCTTAGGTTGCTACTAGAGAAGAAGGTCGCTCCTATCTGCTACGTTTGGTGCGATCCCTCGCCGTCGATACACATTGCCCAGGGGATCATGATGGTGCTCAATGTCAATAAAATGGTCAAAGCTGGCTGCAGGGTTAAAATTTTGATGGCTGATTGGTTTGCTCATATACACAACAGATTCGGTGGTGATATGAATGATATTCGGACTATTGGATGTTACATGATTGAGGTATGGAAAGCAGCAGGCTTGGAGCTTAACCGGGTAGAGTTCATGTGGTTGTCGGATGAAATAAATCGCCGTTCACATGAATACTGGACGCTTGTGATGGATGTTGCCAGAAATAACACTTTGGGGAGGATGATAAGGTGCTGGGACAAGACCTTTGAATATGCACTCACG TGTGCTGTTGTATTACTCCCCAAGGCAGACATATGGCTGCTATCCATGGATCATGATGAGGATCTTGAGGAGGTTCGCGAGCTAACTAGAGAGTACTGCAAAGACATGAAGGGTGAAAATCGACCTATTATTCTGTCCCACAATAAGCTCCCCAATTTAATAGAAGACCATGAATTTGGTAATATAGGAGATCCAGCTTGGACCATCTTCATGGAAGATGGGGAGCAAAATCTGAgt gatgatcacatgggtactccgggatatcctaggataacactggattctccaggtgccctgaca